Proteins encoded together in one Benincasa hispida cultivar B227 chromosome 1, ASM972705v1, whole genome shotgun sequence window:
- the LOC120067694 gene encoding suppressor protein SRP40-like isoform X1, whose translation MFENNFPASEEKGCFKPRQVLLSHHTMKQRNNDTQTPNSSDEAASLHPQQRTLLLHAVAFFLDRNGFSKTLKKFRSEAQLQKGSSKDLLLNLEEMCYKHLKKCSQAITTQNKPDEETEKEVADDRVPEAQEEPTKKSKDKKKIKKNAVPETHADASEKEKSEPVESLKNSNGTTVHEEAGKESKGKKKKKNKEKLETVATISDDVAVAIGLKGDVATLEEKVVKSKTKKKKDGRHLSDENANQLNDGTNMLYEEEENDNSKKRKRLASEDNDIHTVDEKETEDVKRRKLEGSKGCNDGVQSTKVDVDAGNRSTINELSQQTNGYVEKTAEKTSTKKALKKHSNGSTEPKTINAFQRVKVDAVTFADEKLADNSYWAKGGADTGYGAKAQEVLGQVKGRDFRHEKTKKKRGSYRGGVIDLQSHSVKFNYSDDD comes from the exons ATGTTTGAAAATAATTTCCCAGCATCTGAAGAAAAAGGATGTTTTAAACCTCGCCAAGTTCTTCTCTCCCACCACACTATGAAGCAAAGAAACAACGACACCCAAACTCCCAATTCTTCCGATGAAGCCGCATCCTTACACCCCCAGCAGAGGACTCTTCTTCTTCACGCTGTAGCCTTCTTTTTAGATCGCAATGGCTTCTCCAAAACCCTAAAAAAGTTTCGTTCTGAAGCCCAGCTTCAG aagggttcttcaaaggatTTATTGCTCAATCTAGAAGAAATGTGCTACAAGCATTTAAAGAAATG TAGTCAAGCCATCACAACCCAAAATAAACCAG ATGAAGAAACGGAGAAAGAGGTTGCTGATGATAGGGTTCCTGAAGCGCAAGAGGAACCTACAAAAAAGTCcaaggataaaaagaaaataaaaaagaatgcaGTTCCTGAAACGCATGCTGATGCTTCTGAAAAAGAGAAATCAGAACCTGTGGAGAGTTTGAAAAACTCCAATGGCACTACTGTGCACGAGGAGGCAGGAAAGGAATCTAAgggtaaaaagaaaaagaagaacaaggAGAAGTTAGAGACTGTTGCTACAATTTCCGATGATGTAGCTGTAGCTATTGGATTGAAGGGTGATGTCGCCACTCTTGAAGAAAAGGTTGTCAAATCAAAAACtaagaagaaaaaggatggtCGACATTTAAGTGATGAAAATGCAAACCAGCTAAATGATGGTACCAATATGTTATACGAAGAGGAAGAGAACGACAATtctaagaaaaggaaaaggttGGCTTCTGAAGATAACGACATTCATACTGTTGATGAGAAAGAAACTGAAGATGTCAAACGTAGAAAATTAGAAGGTTCAAAAGGATGCAACGATGGTGTGCAGTCTACAAAGGTCGATGTAGATGCTGGAAATAGGAGCACTATCAATGAGCTTTCTCAGCAGACAAATGGGTATGTTGAGAAAACGGCAGAGAAAACTTCCACAAAAAAAGCTTTGAAGAAACACTCAAATGGTTCAACTGAG CCAAAGACCATCAATGCATTTCAAAGGGTAAAAGTAGATGCCGTGACATTTGCTGATGAAAAACTTGCAGATAATTCTTACTGGGCGAAG GGTGGAGCCGACACTGGATATGGTGCAAAAGCTCAAGAAGTTCTTGGGCAGGTTAAAGGAAg GGACTTTCGGCATGAAAAGACGAAGAAGAAGCGTGGGTCATACCGAGGCGGAGTGATTGATCTGCAATCTCACTCAGTAAAGTTCAATTATTCTGATGATGATTAA
- the LOC120067694 gene encoding suppressor protein SRP40-like isoform X2 has translation MFENNFPASEEKGCFKPRQVLLSHHTMKQRNNDTQTPNSSDEAASLHPQQRTLLLHAVAFFLDRNGFSKTLKKFRSEAQLQGSSKDLLLNLEEMCYKHLKKCSQAITTQNKPDEETEKEVADDRVPEAQEEPTKKSKDKKKIKKNAVPETHADASEKEKSEPVESLKNSNGTTVHEEAGKESKGKKKKKNKEKLETVATISDDVAVAIGLKGDVATLEEKVVKSKTKKKKDGRHLSDENANQLNDGTNMLYEEEENDNSKKRKRLASEDNDIHTVDEKETEDVKRRKLEGSKGCNDGVQSTKVDVDAGNRSTINELSQQTNGYVEKTAEKTSTKKALKKHSNGSTEPKTINAFQRVKVDAVTFADEKLADNSYWAKGGADTGYGAKAQEVLGQVKGRDFRHEKTKKKRGSYRGGVIDLQSHSVKFNYSDDD, from the exons ATGTTTGAAAATAATTTCCCAGCATCTGAAGAAAAAGGATGTTTTAAACCTCGCCAAGTTCTTCTCTCCCACCACACTATGAAGCAAAGAAACAACGACACCCAAACTCCCAATTCTTCCGATGAAGCCGCATCCTTACACCCCCAGCAGAGGACTCTTCTTCTTCACGCTGTAGCCTTCTTTTTAGATCGCAATGGCTTCTCCAAAACCCTAAAAAAGTTTCGTTCTGAAGCCCAGCTTCAG ggttcttcaaaggatTTATTGCTCAATCTAGAAGAAATGTGCTACAAGCATTTAAAGAAATG TAGTCAAGCCATCACAACCCAAAATAAACCAG ATGAAGAAACGGAGAAAGAGGTTGCTGATGATAGGGTTCCTGAAGCGCAAGAGGAACCTACAAAAAAGTCcaaggataaaaagaaaataaaaaagaatgcaGTTCCTGAAACGCATGCTGATGCTTCTGAAAAAGAGAAATCAGAACCTGTGGAGAGTTTGAAAAACTCCAATGGCACTACTGTGCACGAGGAGGCAGGAAAGGAATCTAAgggtaaaaagaaaaagaagaacaaggAGAAGTTAGAGACTGTTGCTACAATTTCCGATGATGTAGCTGTAGCTATTGGATTGAAGGGTGATGTCGCCACTCTTGAAGAAAAGGTTGTCAAATCAAAAACtaagaagaaaaaggatggtCGACATTTAAGTGATGAAAATGCAAACCAGCTAAATGATGGTACCAATATGTTATACGAAGAGGAAGAGAACGACAATtctaagaaaaggaaaaggttGGCTTCTGAAGATAACGACATTCATACTGTTGATGAGAAAGAAACTGAAGATGTCAAACGTAGAAAATTAGAAGGTTCAAAAGGATGCAACGATGGTGTGCAGTCTACAAAGGTCGATGTAGATGCTGGAAATAGGAGCACTATCAATGAGCTTTCTCAGCAGACAAATGGGTATGTTGAGAAAACGGCAGAGAAAACTTCCACAAAAAAAGCTTTGAAGAAACACTCAAATGGTTCAACTGAG CCAAAGACCATCAATGCATTTCAAAGGGTAAAAGTAGATGCCGTGACATTTGCTGATGAAAAACTTGCAGATAATTCTTACTGGGCGAAG GGTGGAGCCGACACTGGATATGGTGCAAAAGCTCAAGAAGTTCTTGGGCAGGTTAAAGGAAg GGACTTTCGGCATGAAAAGACGAAGAAGAAGCGTGGGTCATACCGAGGCGGAGTGATTGATCTGCAATCTCACTCAGTAAAGTTCAATTATTCTGATGATGATTAA
- the LOC120092213 gene encoding pre-mRNA-splicing factor SLU7, which translates to MATASVAFKSREDHRKQLELEEARKAGLAPAEVDEDGKEINPHIPQYMSSAPWYLNAERPSLKHQRKWKSDPNYTKSWYDRGAKIHQADKYRKGACENCGAMTHNAKACMERPRKVGAKWTNMHIAPDEKIETFELDYDGKRDRWNGYDPATYARVIERYEARDEARRKFLKEQQLKKLEEKNNKQNEDAEVSDEDEDEDDLKVDEAKVDESKQMDFAKVEKRVRTTGGGSTGTVRNLRIREDTAKYLLNLDVNSAYYDPKTRSMREDPLPDADPNEKFYGGDNQNRISGQALDFKQLNVHAWEAFDKGQDIHLQAAPSQAELLYKNYKVIKEKLKSHTKDAIMEKYGNAAAEEKLPRELLLGQSERQVEYDRAGRIVKGLEMALPKSKYEEDVFINNHTSVWGSWWKDHQWGYKCCKQTIRNSYCTGAAGIEAAEAAADLMKSNIARKATSEDTPAPAEEKKLATWGSEVPDDIVLDQKKLTEALKKEDERRKEEKDERKRKYNVRWNDEVTAEDMEAYRMKKVHHDDPMKDFLN; encoded by the exons ATGGCTACTGCATCAG TTGCATTCAAATCTAGGGAGGATCATCGCAAACAACTAGAATTAGAGGAAGCACGTAAAGCAGGGCTTGCACCAGCTGAGGTTGATGAAGATGGGAAAGAAATCAACCCTCACATTCCTCAATATATGTCCTCTGCACCTTGGTATCTTAATGCTGAGAGACCA AGTTTAAAACATCAAAGGAAATGGAAATCAGATCCGAATTATACAAAATCCTGGTACGACAGAGGTGCAAAAATACATCAGGCAGACAAGTATAGGAAGGGTGCATGTGAAAA TTGTGGAGCAATGACGCATAATGCAAAAGCATGCATGGAAAGGCCCCGAAAGGTAGGAGCCAAATGGACAAACATGCACATAGCACCAGATGAAAAGATCGAGACGTTTGAATTAGATTATGATGGAAAAAGGGATCGTTGGAATGGTTATGATCCAGCAACCTATGCTCGTGTAATTGAGAGGTATGAGGCTAGAGATGAAGCAAGgagaaaatttttgaaagaacAACAACTAAAGAAATtggaagagaaaaataataagcaGAATGAGGATGCTGAAGTTAgtgatgaagatgaggatgaAGATGATTTGAAGGTTGATGAGGCAAAGGTTGATGAAAGCAAGCAAATGGACTTTGCAAAAGTTGAGAAGCGTGTTCGTACGACAGGTGGTGGAAGCACGGGAACTGTTAG GAACTTGCGTATCCGGGAAGATACAGCcaaatatcttttaaatctCGATGTCAACTCGGCTTATTACGATCCCAAAACTCGGTCGATGCGTGAAGATCCTCTTCCTGATGCAGATCCAAACGAGAAATTTTATGGA ggtgataaccaaaatagaatCAGCGGGCAAGCTTTGGATTTCAAGCAACTCAATGTGCATGCTTGGGAAGCATTTGACAAAGGTCAAGATATCCATCTGCAAGCTGCTCCATCACAAGCCGAACTTCTGTATAAGAACTATAAGGTTATTAAAGAGAAATTGAAGTCACACACGAAGGATGCCATCATGGAGAAGTATGGGAATGCTGCTGCGGAGGAAAAGCTGCCTCGGGAACTTTTATTGGGACAGAGCGAGAGGCAAGTTGAATATGATCGTGCTGGCAGAATTGTTAAAGGCCTG GAGATGGCTCTTCCCAAAAGTAAATATGAGGAAGATGTTTTCATTAACAACCACACGAGTGTTTGGGGCTCATGGTGGAAGGATCACCAGTGGGGTTATAAATGCTGTAAGCAAACCATCCGGAACAGTTATTGCACTGGAGCTGCTGGAATTGAGGCTGCTGAGGCAGCAGCTGACTTAATGAAGTCTAATATTGCTCGTAAAGCAACTTCTGAAG ATACACCAGCCCCAGCAGAAGAGAAAAAGCTGGCTACATGGGGAAGTGAAGTACCTGATGATATTGTCCTCGACCAGAAGAAACTTACTGAAGCTCTAAAGAAG GAGGATGAAAGAAGGAAGGAGGAGAAGGATGAAAGGAAACGTAAATATAATGTGAGATGGAACGATGAG GTAACTGCTGAGGACATGGAAGCGTATAGGATGAAGAAGGTACATCATGATGATCCCATGAAGGATTTTCTCAACTAA